One Primulina huaijiensis isolate GDHJ02 chromosome 5, ASM1229523v2, whole genome shotgun sequence DNA segment encodes these proteins:
- the LOC140976171 gene encoding pentatricopeptide repeat-containing protein At4g33990-like yields the protein MLSKVPTNLPPHMNVKFIKKYLSLGDLTRARQLFDNFPEPDVLSWTALISAYTKMGRCEEAIKLYTEIKNSRNVVPDKLVILAAAKICANSGDLVKAKEIHGDAVMYGYSSDLLLGNALIDMYGKCKYLSGAERVFGELCTKDIISWTSFCSCHVACGLPLKALSVFREMGLSKIMPNAMTLSTVIPACSSLKSLNWGREIHGFGIKNGMEDNIFVNCALVDMYANCASIKNAESVFHNMPNLDTVSWNVIISAYFSNGECCKALNKFRQMRSEGVVLNTASWNTVIAGCIDNGKPEKALDLFGEMQQLGIAPNQITLTSVLTACTHLENLRQGKEIHVYFVRRCISEDIVSSTALVLMYAKCGGLEASNQIFSMMSEKDTVAWNTIIIANSMHGRGEEALLLFRKMVDSGVKPNSVTFTGVLSGCSHSQMVDEGISVFDSMSKIYEVEPDSEHYSCVADVLGRAGRLEEAYKFIQKMRVEPTASAWGALLGACRIYKNVDLARIAVNHLFEIEPNNPGNYVLFFNILVTAKLWGEASEIRKLMRDRGVRKVPGCSWVEVNNIVHTFVVGDEDNEIYEFLDEMRRKMKLAGYFPVTEFVLQDLEGEEEEASLCNHSEKLAVAFGILNLKGQSSIRVFKNLRICGDCHNTIKFISKTVGVRIIVRDSLRFHHFTDGLCSCKDFW from the coding sequence ATGCTTTCCAAGGTACCCACGAATCTCCCACCTCATATGAATGTGAAATTCATCAAGAAGTATTTGAGTTTAGGAGATTTAACACGGGCTCGCCAACTGTTCGACAATTTTCCCGAACCAGATGTATTGTCATGGACTGCGTTGATTTCAGCTTATACCAAAATGGGTCGGTGTGAGGAAGCAATAAAGTTGTACACTGAAATAAAAAACAGCAGAAATGTGGTTCCGGATAAGTTAGTTATTCTAGCGGCTGCCAAAATCTGTGCGAATTCTGGGGATTTAGTGAAGGCTAAAGAAATTCATGGTGATGCTGTGATGTATGGATATAGTTCGGATTTGCTTCTTGGGAATGCTTTAATTGATATGTACGGGAAATGCAAGTATTTGAGTGGTGCCGAGAGAGTTTTTGGTGAGTTGTGTACGAaagatataatttcttggacATCGTTTTGTTCCTGTCATGTTGCTTGTGGTCTTCCATTGAAAGCTCTCTCGGTATTTCGTGAAATGGGGTTGAGCAAGATCATGCCCAATGCAATGACTTTGTCCACGGTAATTCCTGCTTGCTCGAGTTTGAAGAGTTTGAACTGGGGTAGAGAGATTCACGGTTTTGGTATCAAGAATGGGATGGAAgataacatatttgtgaattgtGCACTTGTTGACATGTATGCTAATTGTGCAAGTATTAAGAATGCTGAATCAGTGTTTCATAACATGCCAAATCTTGATACAGTATCGTGGAATGTGATAATATCAGCATATTTTTCAAATGGGGAATGTTGCAAAGCTCTCAATAAATTTCGTCAAATGAGAAGTGAAGGAGTTGTGTTAAATACTGCTTCCTGGAATACTGTAATTGCTGGATGCATTGATAATGGAAAACCAGAGAAAGCACTAGATTTATTTGGAGAAATGCAGCAACTTGGAATCGCACCAAATCAAATCACTCTGACGAGTGTGCTGACCGCCTGTACTCATTTGGAAAACTTGAGGCAAGGAAAGGAGATTCATGTGTATTTTGTTAGACGATGTATTTCCGAGGACATAGTATCCAGTACCGCTCTGGTGTTAATGTATGCAAAATGTGGTGGCCTGGAAGCATCCAACCAAATTTTCAGTATGATGTCGGAGAAAGATACAGTTGCATGGAACACTATCATTATCGCAAACTCAATGCATGGAAGAGGAGAGGAAGCCTTGTTGCTCTTCCGTAAAATGGTTGACTCAGGGGTGAAACCAAACTCTGTCACCTTTACAGGTGTCCTATCTGGTTGTAGCCATTCACAAATGGTAGATGAGGGGATCTCAGTGTTTGATTCAATGAGCAAGATTTATGAAGTTGAACCTGATTCTGAGCACTATTCCTGCGTAGCTGATGTTCTTGGTCGTGCTGGTCGTTTGGAAGAGGCATataaatttatccaaaaaatgCGCGTAGAACCAACTGCTTCTGCTTGGGGAGCCTTGCTTGGAGCATGTCGAATATATAAGAATGTAGATCTAGCCCGAATCGCGGTAAACCATTTGTTTGAGATTGAACCAAACAACCCTGGGAactatgttttattttttaacatccTTGTTACGGCTAAACTGTGGGGAGAGGCCTCAGAGATTAGAAAATTAATGAGAGACAGAGGAGTTAGAAAAGTTCCTGGGTGCAGTTGGGTTGAAGTTAATAATATAGTGCATACATTTGTTGTTGGTGATGAAgataatgaaatatatgaatttttggaTGAAATGCGCAGGAAGATGAAATTAGCTGGGTACTTCCCAGTTACAGAATTTGTTCTCCAAGATTTGGAAGGAGAGGAGGAAGAGGCGAGTTTGTGTAATCACAGCGAGAAGCTGGCAGTTGCTTTTGGAATACTAAATTTAAAAGGTCAATCATCGATACGGGTTTTTAAGAATTTGAGGATTTGTGGCGACTGTCATAACACCatcaaatttatttcaaaaactgTGGGAGTTCGAATCATCGTGAGAGATTCTTTGAGGTTTCATCACTTTACAGATGGGTTGTGTTCCTGTAAAGATTTCTGGTGA
- the LOC140976173 gene encoding LOW QUALITY PROTEIN: BTB/POZ domain-containing protein At5g66560-like (The sequence of the model RefSeq protein was modified relative to this genomic sequence to represent the inferred CDS: deleted 2 bases in 1 codon) has protein sequence MLKPASEKPTSKGQAWFCSTGLPSDVIIEVADMTFHLHKFPLMSKSRKLHELITEEEKNQSRITKSQNPDESNKKIDSDYHEEDIEEDGECHITFTDFPGGSETFETAAKFCYGVKIVLSATNAAALRCAAEYLQMTEELSADNLISRTEVFLYQSVFKNIKHSVKTLSSCEKLLPMAEDLGIVWGCIDAIATKAAAVDPSLFGWPVNDEAVSNIGSEKFSKGGSASGDSWLDELWLLSLPILKRLILAMKSLNLSSEIIESCLISYAKKYIPGISRTTRKPSSSSRVPTENEQRELLETMVSHLPVDKTLPSNLSSKTTRFLFGLLRTAYILNASEICRSTLEKKIGSQLKHATLDDLLIPSYSYLNETLYDVDSVERILRYFLQGIAENSVNRTRGEDESGNLRSAALILVGKLIDGYLSDVASDSNLKPEKFYDLAVALPDHARIFEDGLYRAVDVYLKAHPWLSEAEREKICGVLDCQKLTIEACTHAAQNERLPLRVVVKVLFFEQLQLRHAIAGTNYIAADAGTSAEVSRPSSESGGRVEVVEDDSSKITPEERQTWRAAVKENRVLRVRMDSMRTRVHELEREYYTMKETIEKVGHVDTWRESVLSKFGCKFKTQVCDSHERAAAETRKGRSNRPAAVND, from the exons ATGTTGAAGCCGGCATCAGAAAAACCCACTTCTAAAGGGCAGGCTTG GTTTTGCTCAACAGGGTTGCCGAGTGACGTCATAATCGAAGTTGCTGACATGACTTTTCATCTTCACAAG TTCCCTCTGATGTCAAAAAGTAGAAAGCTTCACGAACTGATAACTGAAGAAGAGAAAAACCAATCAAGAATCACAAAATCCCAAAACCCAGATGAATCCAACAAGAAAATTGACAGCGACTATCATGAAGAAGACATTGAAGAGGACGGGGAGTGTCACATCACCTTCACAGATTTTCCGGGGGGCTCCGAAACTTTCGAGACCGCCGCGAAATTCTGTTACGGCGTGAAAATAGTTCTCTCAGCCACCAATGCCGCAGCTCTCCGCTGTGCGGCGGAGTACCTGCAAATGACTGAGGAGTTATCGGCAGACAATCTCATTTCGAGAACTGAAGTTTTTCTGTACCAGTCTGTGTTTAAGAATATCAAACATTCAGTCAAAACGCTATCCTCTTGCGAGAAGTTGTTGCCGATGGCGGAAGATCTAGGCATTGTTTGGGGATGTATTGATGCCATTGCTACCAAAGCCGCCGCTGTAGATCCTTCGCTGTTTGGCTGGCCGGTGAATGACGAAGCTGTAAGCAACATAGGGAGTGAGAAATTTAGTAAAGGAGGATCTGCAAGTGGGGATTCATGGCTAGATGAGCTATGGCTTTTGAGTCTTCCGATTCTCAAGCGGTTGATTCTCGCCATGAAAAGTTTGAATCTAAGCTCAGAAATTATCGAGAGTTGTTTGATTTCCTACGCGAAGAAGTACATTCCCGGAATCTCGCGTACAACGCGGAAGCCATCGTCTTCTTCTAGGGTTCCGACAGAAAACGAGCAGCGAGAGCTTCTGGAGACTATGGTTTCGCATCTTCCCGTAGATAAAACCTTGCCCTCGAATCTATCGTCAAAAACGACAAGATTTTTGTTCGGATTGCTGCGAACTGCGTACATTTTGAATGCTTCGGAGATTTGTAGATCAACACTGGAAAAGAAAATTGGATCACAATTAAAGCACGCCACCTTGGATGACTTACTGATTCCGAGCTACTCGTACTTGAATGAAACGTTGTACGATGTCGATTCTGTGGAAAGGATTTTGCGATATTTTCTTCAAGGAATTGCAGAGAATTCGGTAAATAGAACACGTGGCGAAGACGAGAGTGGTAATCTCAGGTCGGCGGCCTTGATTCTGGTGGGAAAGTTGATCGACGGCTACCTATCGGATGTTGCTTCCGACTCTAATTTGAAGCCGGAGAAATTCTACGACCTCGCCGTTGCACTGCCGGATCACGCCAGAATCTTCGAAGACGGACTTTATAGAGCCGTAGATGTTTATCTCAAG GCCCATCCATGGTTATCAGAAGCAGAGAGAGAGAAGATCTGCGGTGTGCTGGATTGCCAAAAGCTCACTATAGAGGCGTGCACTCACGCAGCACAGAACGAGCGCCTACCGCTTAGGGTGGTGGTTAAGGTGCTGTTCTTCGAGCAGCTTCAGCTCCGCCATGCAATCGCAGGAACAAATTATATCGCCGCCGATGCAGGAACCTCTGCGGAGGTTTCTCGGCCGTCCAGCGAGAGCGGAGGAAGAGTGGAGGTAGTGGAGGACGACTCGTCGAAGATCACGCCGGAGGAGAGACAGACGTGGAGAGCGGCGGTGAAGGAGAACCGAGTGCTGCGCGTGCGCATGGATAGCATGAGGACTCGGGTTCACGAGCTGGAGCGGGAGTACTACACCATGAAGGAGACGATCGAGAAGGTTGGTCACGTGGACACGTGGAGAGAATCGGTT CTGTCGAAATTTGGGTGCAAATTTAAGACCCAAGTGTGCGATTCACATGAACGGGCGGCGGCCGAGACAAGGAAGGGCCGCAGCAACCGCCCCGCCGCTGTGAatgattga